In Paracoccus aerodenitrificans, the following are encoded in one genomic region:
- the phbB gene encoding acetoacetyl-CoA reductase: MSKTAIVTGGTRGIGAAISKALKEAGFTVAAVYAGNDDAAKAFSDETGIKTYKWSVADYDACAAGVKQVTEELGDVAVLVNNAGITRDTMFHKMTPAQWNEVIDTNLTGLFNMTHNVWGGMRDRKFGRVINISSVNGQKGQAGQANYSAAKAGDIGFTRALAQEGARAGITVNAVAPGYIGTEMVRAIDEKVLNERIIPQIPVGRLGEPEEIARCVVFLAEDEAGFITGSTISANGAQFFS; the protein is encoded by the coding sequence ATGTCCAAGACAGCAATTGTCACAGGCGGCACGCGCGGGATAGGCGCCGCGATATCCAAGGCGCTGAAAGAGGCCGGATTTACGGTTGCCGCCGTTTATGCGGGCAATGACGACGCCGCCAAGGCTTTCAGCGATGAAACCGGCATCAAGACCTATAAATGGTCGGTTGCCGATTATGATGCCTGTGCTGCCGGTGTGAAACAGGTCACGGAAGAGCTGGGAGACGTTGCCGTTCTGGTCAATAATGCCGGGATCACCCGTGATACGATGTTCCATAAGATGACGCCGGCACAATGGAATGAGGTGATCGATACCAACCTGACCGGGCTGTTCAACATGACCCATAATGTCTGGGGGGGCATGCGCGACCGTAAATTCGGTCGGGTGATCAATATCAGTTCGGTGAACGGCCAGAAGGGTCAGGCCGGTCAGGCGAATTATTCGGCGGCGAAGGCCGGGGATATCGGTTTTACCCGCGCTCTGGCGCAGGAAGGCGCACGGGCCGGTATAACCGTCAATGCCGTTGCTCCGGGCTATATCGGCACGGAAATGGTACGTGCGATTGATGAAAAAGTCCTGAATGAGCGGATCATCCCCCAGATCCCCGTCGGACGGCTGGGTGAACCCGAAGAAATCGCCCGTTGTGTCGTGTTCCTGGCCGAGGATGAAGCAGGGTTTATCACCGGCTCAACCATCTCGGCAAATGGTGCTCAGTTCTTCAGCTGA
- a CDS encoding PepSY-associated TM helix domain-containing protein — translation MSETKSETINKNHPRNKTALRGFLLRLHFYAGIFVGPFIFIAALTGMLYVLTPQLERALYADALFADSSGKAQSLTAQAEAAKAYLPADLDISAVRPATDPNGTTRIMFSNPSLGPSENRTIFVDPVTLQINGDMTTYGTSGILQFRIALDYLHRNLLLGEAGRFLQ, via the coding sequence ATGTCTGAAACCAAGTCAGAAACCATCAACAAGAACCATCCCCGAAACAAAACCGCCTTGCGTGGCTTCCTGCTGCGACTGCATTTCTATGCCGGAATTTTTGTCGGGCCGTTCATCTTTATCGCTGCCTTGACGGGCATGTTATACGTGCTGACCCCGCAGCTTGAGCGCGCTCTCTATGCCGATGCGCTGTTCGCCGACAGCAGCGGCAAGGCGCAAAGCCTGACCGCACAGGCAGAAGCCGCAAAGGCATATCTGCCCGCCGATCTGGATATTTCTGCGGTGCGGCCCGCGACAGATCCGAACGGCACGACACGGATCATGTTTTCGAATCCCTCGCTTGGGCCGTCCGAGAACCGCACGATCTTCGTCGATCCTGTCACGCTTCAAATAAACGGGGATATGACGACTTACGGCACGAGTGGCATTCTGCAATTCCGCATTGCCCTCGATTACCTGCACCGGAATCTTCTTCTGGGTGAAGCGGGGCGTTTTTTACAGTGA
- a CDS encoding YdcH family protein produces the protein MSVDSHIEKLREKHEHLSRAVEQAQRAPGTSDLEITEMKREKLRLKEEITRLGH, from the coding sequence ATGTCGGTCGATTCCCATATCGAAAAACTCCGCGAAAAGCATGAGCATCTTTCTCGGGCGGTGGAACAGGCGCAGCGAGCGCCCGGTACGTCCGATCTTGAAATTACCGAAATGAAAAGGGAAAAGCTGCGTTTGAAGGAAGAAATCACGCGGCTGGGACACTGA
- a CDS encoding DNA-3-methyladenine glycosylase I, translated as MTERCAWCGTEPIYVDYHDQEWGVPEYAPRSLWEKLVLDGFQAGLSWITILRKRDSFREVFEDFDPERVARWDQNNVENALKNPGIIRHRGKIESTVRGARLFLDIESKQGFTPYLWSFVGGAPVQNDFASMAEVPASTAESTAMSKTLKKQGFNFCGPVICYAFMQAVGMVNDHMTSCYRHAEVKALSVQSQ; from the coding sequence ATGACCGAACGCTGTGCGTGGTGCGGAACAGAGCCGATCTATGTTGATTACCACGATCAGGAATGGGGCGTTCCCGAATATGCTCCCCGTTCTTTATGGGAAAAACTGGTGCTGGACGGATTTCAGGCCGGGCTGAGCTGGATCACGATCCTGCGCAAGCGAGACAGTTTTCGCGAGGTTTTCGAGGATTTCGACCCCGAGCGTGTCGCGCGTTGGGATCAGAATAATGTTGAAAATGCGCTTAAAAACCCCGGTATCATCCGGCATCGCGGGAAAATCGAAAGCACTGTCAGGGGTGCAAGGCTGTTTCTCGATATCGAATCGAAGCAGGGCTTCACGCCCTATCTGTGGAGCTTTGTCGGTGGCGCTCCGGTGCAGAACGACTTTGCCAGCATGGCGGAGGTTCCGGCCTCAACCGCCGAATCGACCGCGATGTCCAAAACGCTGAAGAAACAGGGGTTCAATTTCTGCGGCCCCGTCATCTGTTATGCCTTTATGCAGGCGGTCGGGATGGTGAACGACCATATGACAAGCTGCTATCGCCATGCCGAGGTCAAGGCGCTGTCAGTTCAGTCACAATAA
- a CDS encoding DUF2007 domain-containing protein, whose translation MKELLRTTDPVLLMRARDILRADDIETYELDQYMSVLEGSLGILPRRLMVADRDHFMASAILREHGLHE comes from the coding sequence ATGAAAGAACTGCTTCGCACCACCGATCCTGTCCTGCTGATGCGTGCGCGTGACATTCTCCGCGCCGATGACATCGAAACTTATGAGCTGGATCAGTATATGAGCGTGCTTGAAGGCTCTCTGGGCATTCTCCCACGGCGTCTCATGGTGGCGGATCGCGATCACTTCATGGCTTCGGCGATATTGCGCGAGCACGGGCTTCATGAATAA
- a CDS encoding acetyl-CoA C-acetyltransferase, translating to MTKAVIVSAARTPVGSFMGAFANVPAHDLGAAVLAEVVKRAGVDPAEVSETIMGQVLTAAQGQNPARQAHINAGLPKESAAWLINQVCGSGLRTVALAAQQVILGDAQIVLAGGQESMSLATHAAYLRAGQKMGDIKMIDTMIRDGLWDAFNNYHMGQTAENVAEKWSISREEQDEFAVSSQNKAEAAQKEGRFKDEIVSYTVKGRKGDTVVEDDEYIRHGATVDAMQKLRPAFTKDGSVTAGNASGLNDGAAAVMVMTEEEANRRGLTPLARIASYATAGLDPAIMGTGPIPASRKALEKAGWKVEDLDLIEANEAFAAQACAVNKDMGWDPSIVNVNGGAIAIGHPIGASGARILNTLLFEMARRDAKKGLATLCIGGGMGVALCVER from the coding sequence ATGACTAAAGCAGTAATCGTGTCCGCCGCCCGTACCCCGGTTGGCAGCTTTATGGGTGCCTTCGCCAATGTACCTGCCCATGATCTCGGAGCCGCCGTACTGGCCGAGGTCGTGAAACGAGCCGGTGTCGATCCGGCGGAAGTTAGCGAAACCATCATGGGGCAGGTGCTGACAGCCGCTCAGGGCCAGAACCCGGCCCGTCAGGCCCATATCAATGCGGGGCTTCCCAAGGAATCCGCCGCCTGGCTGATCAATCAGGTCTGCGGCTCTGGCCTGCGCACGGTCGCCCTTGCTGCGCAGCAGGTGATTTTGGGCGATGCTCAGATCGTGCTGGCCGGTGGTCAGGAATCCATGTCCCTTGCGACCCACGCGGCCTATCTTCGTGCCGGCCAGAAGATGGGCGACATAAAGATGATCGACACGATGATCAGGGACGGTCTCTGGGACGCGTTCAACAATTATCACATGGGCCAAACCGCCGAGAATGTCGCCGAAAAATGGAGCATTTCGCGCGAAGAACAGGATGAATTCGCCGTTTCCAGCCAGAACAAGGCGGAAGCCGCCCAGAAAGAGGGGCGCTTCAAGGACGAAATCGTCTCTTACACCGTGAAGGGCCGCAAGGGCGATACGGTTGTCGAAGACGACGAATATATCCGCCACGGTGCAACGGTCGACGCCATGCAGAAACTGCGCCCGGCCTTCACCAAAGACGGCTCGGTGACAGCGGGCAATGCATCCGGCCTGAACGACGGCGCGGCTGCGGTTATGGTCATGACCGAGGAAGAGGCGAATCGTCGCGGTCTGACCCCGCTTGCCCGGATCGCATCCTACGCAACGGCGGGACTTGACCCGGCAATCATGGGAACCGGCCCGATCCCGGCCAGCCGCAAGGCGCTGGAAAAGGCCGGTTGGAAGGTCGAAGATCTTGACCTGATCGAAGCCAATGAGGCTTTCGCCGCCCAGGCCTGCGCGGTCAACAAGGATATGGGGTGGGATCCTTCGATCGTGAATGTGAACGGGGGTGCAATCGCCATCGGCCACCCGATTGGCGCATCCGGCGCACGGATCCTGAATACCCTGCTGTTCGAAATGGCCCGCCGCGACGCCAAGAAAGGACTTGCTACGCTCTGCATCGGCGGAGGGATGGGCGTCGCACTCTGCGTCGAACGTTAA
- a CDS encoding polyprenyl synthetase family protein produces the protein MDATVNPTPIDRLIDALAPEMEAVNALIRERMASQHAPRIPEVTAHLVEAGGKRLRPLLTLAAARLCGYDGPYHIHLAATVEFIHTATLLHDDVVDESRQRRGRPTANLLWGNKSSVLVGDYLLARAFQLMTDTGVMRVLEILSNASATISEGEVLQLTAAQDLRTDEAVYLQVIRGKTAALFSAATEVGGVIAGASEDHVKALFDYGDALGIAFQIADDLLDYGGSATETGKNIGDDFRERKLTLPVIKAVAKASDEERVFWQRTIEKGDQRDGDLEHALTLLDRHGSMEASRKDALDWAAKARTSLTGLPDHPLRDVLDELAGFVVSRIA, from the coding sequence ATGGACGCTACTGTGAACCCGACGCCGATTGACCGCCTGATCGACGCACTCGCGCCCGAGATGGAAGCCGTGAATGCGTTGATCCGCGAACGGATGGCCTCGCAGCACGCGCCGCGCATTCCTGAGGTCACGGCGCATCTGGTCGAGGCTGGCGGCAAGCGACTGCGCCCGCTTCTGACGCTGGCTGCGGCGCGGTTATGCGGCTATGACGGGCCTTACCATATCCACCTCGCGGCGACGGTAGAATTCATCCATACCGCGACATTGCTGCATGACGATGTGGTCGATGAAAGCCGCCAGCGGCGCGGCAGGCCGACCGCCAACCTGTTATGGGGTAATAAATCCAGCGTTCTGGTGGGCGATTATCTTCTGGCGCGGGCGTTCCAGCTGATGACCGATACCGGCGTGATGCGGGTGCTTGAAATCCTGTCAAACGCCTCGGCGACGATTTCCGAAGGGGAGGTCCTGCAACTGACCGCAGCGCAGGATCTGCGGACCGATGAGGCGGTCTATCTTCAAGTCATCCGAGGCAAGACCGCCGCCCTGTTTTCGGCGGCGACAGAAGTCGGCGGCGTGATCGCAGGCGCTTCTGAGGATCACGTGAAGGCGCTGTTCGATTATGGCGATGCGCTTGGGATTGCGTTCCAGATCGCGGATGATCTGCTGGATTATGGCGGCTCTGCGACAGAGACGGGGAAGAATATCGGCGATGATTTCCGTGAGCGTAAGCTGACATTGCCGGTGATCAAGGCGGTTGCTAAGGCCAGTGATGAAGAGCGCGTTTTCTGGCAGAGGACCATTGAGAAAGGCGATCAGCGCGATGGCGATCTGGAACATGCGCTGACGCTGCTGGATCGCCACGGCAGCATGGAGGCTTCGCGCAAAGATGCGTTGGACTGGGCCGCGAAGGCGAGGACATCATTGACCGGCCTGCCGGATCATCCGCTGCGCGACGTGCTGGACGAACTCGCCGGTTTCGTCGTGTCGCGGATTGCGTGA
- a CDS encoding EAL domain-containing protein — protein sequence MKDQGHSKAGTVGSPLEYVIDHKQRLTLEEVERAISRGDAVLAYQPIVHADRPKRTAFHEGLIRVIDDTGRFIPLRDFMPHAETSDLGRRIDCISLSLGLQSLQQDPGLRLSINMSARSIGDSVWMETLRRGLSRDEQIAERLVLEVTESSAMDMPEIVVPFMRDLQGKGTSFALDDFGAGHTSFRYLREFSFDMIKIDGQFIRKIPDQPDNQMLTAALQAIAHHFDMFTVAESVETADEAAFLIDMGIDCLQGFYFGAPTITPPWKTPNAVSRRANSRK from the coding sequence ATGAAAGACCAAGGACACAGCAAGGCGGGCACAGTCGGATCTCCACTTGAATATGTCATCGACCATAAACAACGGCTGACTCTGGAAGAGGTTGAGCGGGCAATATCCCGGGGCGATGCCGTGCTGGCCTATCAACCGATCGTCCATGCCGACCGGCCCAAGCGCACCGCATTCCACGAAGGCCTGATCCGCGTCATCGACGATACCGGCCGCTTTATCCCATTGCGTGACTTCATGCCACACGCGGAAACAAGCGATCTGGGACGGCGGATTGACTGCATCTCGCTGTCGCTCGGCCTGCAATCCCTGCAGCAGGACCCGGGGCTGCGTCTCTCCATCAATATGTCGGCCCGGTCCATCGGCGACTCTGTCTGGATGGAAACCTTGCGGCGCGGCCTGTCACGCGACGAACAGATTGCCGAACGTCTTGTGCTTGAGGTGACAGAAAGCTCTGCGATGGATATGCCTGAAATCGTCGTTCCTTTCATGCGGGATTTGCAGGGAAAAGGCACCAGTTTCGCCTTGGACGATTTCGGGGCAGGTCACACATCGTTCAGATATCTGCGCGAATTCAGCTTCGACATGATCAAGATCGACGGACAATTCATCCGCAAGATCCCGGATCAGCCTGATAACCAGATGCTGACCGCCGCGCTGCAGGCAATCGCACATCATTTCGATATGTTCACCGTCGCCGAATCGGTCGAAACTGCGGATGAGGCTGCGTTCCTCATCGATATGGGAATTGACTGCCTGCAGGGTTTCTATTTCGGTGCGCCGACCATCACCCCCCCTTGGAAAACACCGAATGCGGTCTCGCGACGGGCAAATTCAAGGAAATAA
- a CDS encoding PepSY-associated TM helix domain-containing protein: MAFCNSALPSITCTGIFFWVKRGVFYSELAASWLWIIALGGVFLWATGPRRKRNLAAMPPVQRMRWIHGSIGVSLSVVLILVSITGLTWSKMGGARIDAARTAIGWTTPSVSLDLDRTAATGSGHEAHMAEPVSHAIREDRVDQLDAVLMASRQAGLDSPMIEIRLPKPGEAWMVREYDRSWPTQVDTIALSPDALQITSRADFAEFTLIPKLIRWGIDAHMGVLFGVVNQLLMAVVAGATMILIVYGYRIWWTKRPAAGAQPLSEAFNAMSAGARLVWLMLAILLGWAMPVFGISILGFVLADMLRWRLSQRRTSIS; this comes from the coding sequence GTGGCATTCTGCAATTCCGCATTGCCCTCGATTACCTGCACCGGAATCTTCTTCTGGGTGAAGCGGGGCGTTTTTTACAGTGAACTTGCGGCCTCCTGGCTGTGGATTATCGCATTGGGCGGGGTGTTTCTGTGGGCGACGGGACCGAGGCGGAAAAGGAACTTGGCAGCGATGCCTCCGGTGCAGAGGATGCGCTGGATTCATGGAAGTATCGGGGTGTCGCTTTCGGTTGTGCTGATCCTTGTTTCGATCACCGGGCTGACATGGTCGAAAATGGGCGGTGCGCGGATCGACGCTGCACGCACGGCGATAGGCTGGACGACGCCGTCCGTCAGCCTCGATCTCGACAGGACTGCAGCGACAGGCAGCGGCCACGAGGCGCATATGGCAGAGCCAGTCAGTCACGCGATCCGCGAAGACCGGGTCGATCAGCTGGACGCTGTTCTTATGGCCTCTCGGCAGGCCGGTCTCGATTCTCCAATGATCGAGATCCGCCTGCCGAAGCCGGGCGAGGCCTGGATGGTTCGCGAATATGATCGAAGCTGGCCTACCCAAGTAGATACAATCGCCCTGAGCCCCGACGCATTGCAGATCACAAGCCGCGCCGATTTCGCGGAGTTCACGCTGATCCCGAAGCTGATCAGATGGGGAATCGATGCGCATATGGGGGTGTTATTCGGTGTTGTAAATCAGTTGCTGATGGCCGTGGTTGCGGGCGCGACAATGATCCTGATCGTCTATGGTTACCGCATATGGTGGACAAAACGGCCCGCAGCAGGCGCTCAGCCGCTATCCGAGGCGTTCAACGCAATGTCTGCCGGTGCGAGGCTGGTCTGGCTGATGCTGGCAATTCTGCTGGGATGGGCGATGCCGGTGTTTGGGATCAGTATTCTGGGCTTTGTACTTGCCGATATGCTGCGTTGGCGGCTTTCGCAGCGCCGGACATCCATTTCCTGA
- a CDS encoding TlpA disulfide reductase family protein has product MFRLLILYTALAAGANTGFAGEIDLSAAREGGIDLVAGNGEPVTDTGFTNPDGAELSLSDYKGQALLLNFWATWCAPCREEMPALNSLQKEFGGENFQVVTIATGRNPLPAIEKFYTEENLDALPVLLDPRQKLAREFGVVAMPATILIDRDGNEAARLMGPAEWNSETARVIVTELTAP; this is encoded by the coding sequence ATGTTTCGTCTGCTGATCCTTTATACGGCGCTTGCTGCCGGTGCAAATACCGGGTTTGCCGGAGAGATCGACCTGAGCGCCGCCCGAGAAGGCGGGATCGATCTTGTTGCCGGAAATGGCGAGCCGGTGACGGATACCGGTTTCACGAACCCTGACGGAGCCGAGCTCAGCCTTTCGGATTACAAAGGTCAGGCGCTCCTGCTTAATTTCTGGGCGACATGGTGCGCCCCGTGTCGCGAGGAAATGCCCGCGTTGAACAGCCTGCAAAAGGAATTCGGCGGCGAGAATTTTCAGGTCGTGACCATCGCCACCGGACGCAACCCGCTTCCGGCGATAGAGAAATTTTATACCGAGGAAAATCTCGACGCTCTGCCCGTCCTGCTGGACCCGCGGCAGAAGCTGGCGCGGGAATTCGGCGTTGTCGCCATGCCCGCGACGATCCTGATCGACCGCGACGGCAATGAAGCCGCCCGGCTGATGGGTCCCGCCGAATGGAACTCGGAAACCGCGCGGGTTATTGTGACTGAACTGACAGCGCCTTGA
- a CDS encoding tRNA1(Val) (adenine(37)-N6)-methyltransferase: MNNTRIDDFLGGRLRIEQPVSGYRAGADAVMLAAACAAQDGDAVLELGCGAGVASLCLQARVAGVSVTGVERGAGFAELARANAARNHSGMSVIRADLADLPRELRERSFDHVMMNPPYFPSGTASPDRARAEARHEDTPLAIWLDTALRRLRPGGTVTVIHLASRLSALLEALQGRTGDIRILPIAARAGRDAGRVILSARKNARGTLRLLAPFVMHAAAQHSADGEDLTDEAQAILRCAAGLNLDSPNARDRIELL, translated from the coding sequence ATGAATAACACGCGGATCGACGATTTTCTGGGCGGGCGGCTTCGGATCGAGCAGCCCGTTTCCGGTTATCGCGCGGGGGCCGATGCCGTGATGCTGGCGGCGGCCTGCGCGGCGCAGGATGGGGATGCCGTGCTTGAACTGGGCTGCGGGGCCGGTGTTGCGTCGCTGTGCCTTCAGGCGCGGGTCGCAGGCGTCAGCGTGACCGGGGTTGAGCGTGGCGCAGGATTCGCCGAACTTGCCCGGGCGAATGCGGCACGAAATCATTCCGGTATGTCCGTCATCCGGGCCGATCTGGCCGATCTTCCCCGCGAACTCCGGGAGCGGAGCTTCGATCACGTCATGATGAACCCGCCCTATTTTCCATCCGGCACGGCATCGCCGGATCGCGCCCGCGCCGAGGCTCGGCATGAGGACACCCCGCTTGCAATCTGGCTGGATACAGCTTTGCGCAGATTGCGGCCCGGAGGAACCGTCACCGTGATCCATCTTGCATCGCGTCTGTCTGCGTTGCTTGAGGCTTTGCAGGGGCGCACGGGCGATATTCGAATTCTGCCGATTGCGGCCCGGGCGGGTCGGGATGCCGGGCGCGTGATCCTCTCGGCCCGCAAGAACGCGCGAGGCACGCTCAGATTGCTTGCGCCCTTTGTCATGCACGCGGCAGCGCAGCATTCCGCCGATGGTGAGGATCTGACCGATGAGGCGCAGGCGATTTTACGCTGCGCCGCCGGACTTAACCTTGATTCCCCGAATGCTCGTGACAGAATCGAACTTCTGTGA
- a CDS encoding ammonium transporter encodes MIAVAAALTALPASAQEAAVAGAAEALPAVNADIAFIFNTLLFMIGGFLVMWMAAGFAMLEAGLVRSKNATTQLFKNISLFSIAGVMYWLIGYNLMYPGDGWTISGMLGQLFSPKTIDPVGGGNAADGYSAGSDFFFQLMFCATTASIVSGTLAERVKLWPFMVFTVILTGFIYPIEASWEWGAGWLDARGFSDFAGSTLVHAAGGFAALAGALVLGPRLGKYRADGRMQPMPGSNLALATLGTFILWLGWFGFNGASQLAMGSVSDATDISRILVNTNAAASAGVIAAIIATQLLFGKIDLTMVLNGALAGLVAITAEPLTPSIFASLLIGAVGGVIAVVVVPLLDRMKIDDVVGAIPVHLCAGIWGTMIVPATNPETSFTVQALGVGAIGAFVFVVSFALWVVLKATMGIRVDEDAEITGLDVSEMGMEAYPDFVQAK; translated from the coding sequence ATGATCGCAGTTGCTGCGGCGCTGACCGCGCTTCCGGCGTCTGCACAGGAGGCGGCCGTCGCGGGTGCCGCCGAGGCTCTGCCCGCTGTGAACGCGGACATTGCTTTTATCTTCAATACGCTGCTTTTCATGATCGGCGGCTTTCTGGTCATGTGGATGGCGGCAGGTTTTGCCATGCTTGAGGCAGGGCTGGTGCGCTCGAAGAACGCGACGACCCAGCTTTTCAAGAATATCTCGCTGTTTTCCATCGCAGGGGTCATGTACTGGCTGATCGGCTATAATCTGATGTATCCGGGCGATGGCTGGACCATATCCGGCATGCTCGGTCAGCTTTTCTCGCCCAAAACCATTGATCCGGTTGGCGGAGGAAATGCTGCCGACGGCTACTCTGCCGGGTCGGATTTCTTCTTTCAGCTCATGTTCTGTGCGACCACCGCGTCAATCGTGTCGGGGACGCTGGCAGAGCGCGTGAAGCTGTGGCCGTTCATGGTGTTTACCGTGATCCTGACCGGGTTCATCTATCCGATCGAGGCGTCCTGGGAATGGGGAGCGGGCTGGCTGGATGCGCGGGGCTTCTCGGATTTCGCGGGGTCGACTCTGGTTCACGCGGCAGGCGGGTTTGCCGCGCTGGCAGGTGCTCTGGTACTGGGTCCGCGGCTTGGCAAATATCGCGCAGATGGGCGGATGCAGCCCATGCCGGGATCTAACCTGGCGCTTGCGACGCTTGGGACCTTTATCCTGTGGCTCGGCTGGTTCGGGTTTAACGGTGCATCGCAGCTTGCGATGGGCAGCGTCAGCGACGCCACCGATATCAGCCGGATTCTGGTGAACACCAACGCCGCCGCCTCGGCCGGGGTGATCGCCGCGATCATCGCGACGCAGCTTCTGTTCGGCAAGATCGACCTCACAATGGTGCTGAACGGTGCTCTGGCGGGGCTGGTCGCCATCACGGCAGAGCCGCTGACTCCGTCGATCTTCGCATCCTTATTGATCGGAGCGGTCGGAGGCGTCATTGCCGTTGTTGTCGTGCCGCTGCTGGACCGCATGAAGATCGACGATGTTGTCGGCGCGATTCCGGTCCATCTCTGCGCCGGTATCTGGGGCACCATGATCGTTCCCGCGACCAACCCCGAGACCAGCTTCACCGTGCAGGCGCTTGGCGTTGGAGCCATCGGCGCATTCGTCTTCGTCGTCAGCTTCGCCCTCTGGGTGGTGCTGAAAGCGACAATGGGTATCCGCGTCGATGAGGATGCAGAGATCACCGGGCTGGATGTCAGTGAAATGGGGATGGAGGCCTATCCGGACTTCGTGCAGGCGAAATAA
- the argH gene encoding argininosuccinate lyase, whose product MTDAKTPDNTANAMWGGRFASGPDAIMTAINASIGYDRRLYAQDIRGSRAHAAMLAAQGIITPNDAEAIREGLLTVLSEIEAGNFPFSEALEDIHMNVEARLKDLIGEPAGRLHTGRSRNDQVATDFRLWVRDQCDAAIEGLRALIGSALGQAEAGADWVMPGFTHLQTAQPVTWGHHMMAYVEMFGRDLSRFQDARKRMNESPLGAAALAGTGYPLDREATAKALDFDRPMANSLDAVSDRDFALEFLSAASICAVHLSRLAEELVIWSSAQFRFVSMSDKWSTGSSIMPQKRNPDAAELIRAKIGRILGANVALFTVMKGLPLAYSKDMQEDKEQVFDAADSLMLALAAMTGMLSDLTANRQNMEAAASAGFSTATDLADWLVREAGLPFRDAHHATGAIVAMAEKKGVDLDELSLSEMQSVNPAINQSVYSVLGVHNSVASRQSYGGTAPDQVRAQIARWKEAL is encoded by the coding sequence ATGACCGACGCCAAGACGCCCGACAACACAGCAAATGCCATGTGGGGCGGGCGCTTTGCCTCCGGTCCCGATGCGATCATGACGGCGATCAACGCGTCCATCGGGTATGACCGGCGGCTTTACGCCCAGGATATCCGGGGCAGCCGGGCCCATGCCGCGATGCTTGCGGCGCAGGGCATCATCACCCCTAACGATGCCGAGGCGATCCGGGAAGGGCTGCTCACCGTATTGTCAGAAATCGAGGCCGGGAATTTTCCCTTCAGCGAGGCGCTTGAGGATATTCACATGAATGTCGAGGCGCGGCTGAAAGATCTGATCGGGGAGCCTGCGGGCCGCCTGCATACGGGCCGGTCGCGCAATGATCAGGTGGCAACGGATTTCCGGCTTTGGGTGCGGGATCAGTGCGATGCCGCGATTGAGGGGCTGCGGGCGCTGATCGGCTCGGCGCTTGGTCAGGCAGAGGCCGGGGCGGATTGGGTCATGCCCGGTTTCACCCATTTGCAAACCGCTCAGCCGGTGACATGGGGGCATCACATGATGGCCTATGTCGAGATGTTCGGACGCGATCTGTCACGCTTTCAGGATGCCCGGAAGCGGATGAACGAATCGCCGCTTGGCGCGGCAGCACTGGCCGGAACGGGCTATCCGCTGGATCGCGAAGCGACGGCGAAGGCGCTTGATTTCGACCGTCCGATGGCAAACAGCCTCGATGCGGTCAGCGACCGGGATTTCGCGCTGGAGTTTCTGTCTGCCGCCAGCATCTGCGCCGTCCATCTGTCGCGGCTGGCCGAAGAGCTGGTGATCTGGTCCTCGGCCCAGTTCCGCTTTGTGTCGATGTCGGATAAATGGTCCACCGGCTCCAGCATCATGCCGCAGAAGCGCAATCCCGATGCGGCAGAGCTTATCCGCGCCAAGATCGGCCGGATTCTTGGGGCGAATGTTGCGCTGTTTACGGTGATGAAGGGGCTGCCGCTGGCCTATTCCAAGGACATGCAGGAAGACAAGGAACAGGTCTTCGATGCGGCGGACAGCCTGATGCTGGCGCTCGCGGCCATGACCGGAATGCTGTCCGATCTGACTGCGAACCGGCAGAATATGGAGGCAGCCGCCTCGGCTGGCTTTTCGACCGCGACCGATCTGGCCGACTGGCTGGTGCGCGAGGCCGGACTGCCATTCCGTGACGCGCACCACGCGACAGGCGCGATTGTGGCGATGGCCGAGAAAAAAGGCGTGGATCTGGACGAACTCAGCCTGTCAGAGATGCAGTCGGTCAATCCGGCTATTAACCAGTCGGTCTATTCCGTTCTGGGTGTGCATAACTCCGTCGCGTCGCGGCAAAGCTATGGCGGGACCGCACCGGATCAGGTCCGAGCGCAGATTGCTCGCTGGAAAGAGGCGCTATGA